The proteins below are encoded in one region of Segatella copri:
- a CDS encoding DUF3098 domain-containing protein: MDKKNLAFDKMNFILLGIGMAIIIIGFLLMSGAGSNEHTFDTDIFSTRRIVVAPTVTLIGFLSIIYAVIHKPKDNE; encoded by the coding sequence ATGGATAAGAAGAATTTAGCATTCGACAAGATGAACTTTATCTTGTTAGGCATCGGAATGGCGATTATCATCATCGGTTTTCTGCTGATGAGTGGCGCCGGTTCTAACGAGCATACCTTCGATACTGATATTTTCAGTACCCGTCGCATCGTTGTAGCACCAACCGTAACATTGATAGGTTTCCTTTCAATCATCTATGCGGTGATACATAAGCCGAAAGACAATGAATAA
- a CDS encoding efflux transporter outer membrane subunit: MKKNLNIIILGLAALSLSSCKTLYGKYERPDVKTSGIVRDVASDTDTLAVKDTTTFANIPWRSVFTDPQLQSIIEKGLNNNVNLLNAALNVKMAEEQLKCAKLAFVPALSFTPQGTIASWDGNAATKTYTMPVTASWMVDLFGNLLSQKRGAQMALLQLQDYQVSVKTNLIANIANMYYTLLMLDKQVELVNNMEGLTKDTWETMQKMHDLRLGYRTPAIQSAESNYYSVLTQKTDLLRQIRETENSLSLLIGDQAHSIARGKLDNQSLPSNFSTGVGIQLLNNRADVHAAEMNLAQCFYGIETARSKFYPSITISGTGAFTNSGGAGIVNPGKWLLSAVGSLTQPIFQNGRIIAGLKVAKMQYEQAYNTWQNTVLKAGSEVSNALVLYNYSDEKSKIEQKRIEVLEKNVESTKELMGIAGSSYLEIIQAQSSLLNVQLSKVADDFNKMQAVVNLYYALGGGAK; the protein is encoded by the coding sequence ATGAAAAAGAATTTAAATATCATCATATTGGGTCTCGCAGCGCTCTCTCTGAGCAGCTGCAAGACTCTCTACGGAAAGTATGAGCGTCCGGATGTGAAGACCAGCGGTATCGTTCGCGATGTAGCTTCTGATACAGATACATTGGCTGTAAAGGATACTACTACCTTCGCCAATATCCCTTGGCGCAGTGTCTTTACCGACCCTCAGCTCCAGTCAATCATTGAGAAGGGATTGAACAACAATGTCAACCTCCTCAATGCGGCTTTGAACGTGAAGATGGCAGAAGAGCAGTTGAAGTGTGCCAAGTTGGCATTCGTGCCTGCCTTGTCTTTCACTCCTCAGGGAACTATCGCTTCCTGGGATGGTAACGCTGCCACCAAGACTTACACGATGCCTGTTACAGCCAGCTGGATGGTAGACCTCTTCGGCAACCTGCTCTCTCAGAAGCGTGGTGCCCAGATGGCGCTGCTCCAGTTGCAGGATTATCAGGTATCTGTCAAGACCAACCTCATCGCCAACATCGCCAACATGTATTATACTCTGTTGATGCTCGACAAGCAGGTGGAGTTGGTTAACAATATGGAAGGATTGACCAAGGATACTTGGGAGACTATGCAGAAGATGCACGATCTCAGATTGGGTTACCGTACACCAGCCATCCAGTCAGCTGAGTCTAACTACTATTCTGTGTTGACCCAGAAGACCGATCTGTTGCGCCAGATTCGTGAGACAGAGAACTCTCTGAGTCTGCTCATCGGCGACCAGGCACATAGCATCGCCCGTGGCAAGTTGGATAACCAGAGTCTTCCATCTAATTTCTCAACCGGTGTAGGCATCCAGTTGCTCAACAACCGTGCTGATGTCCACGCAGCCGAGATGAATCTGGCTCAGTGCTTCTATGGTATAGAGACCGCCCGCAGCAAGTTCTATCCATCTATCACCATTTCCGGTACAGGTGCATTTACCAATTCAGGCGGTGCAGGTATCGTGAACCCAGGTAAGTGGTTGCTCTCAGCAGTAGGTTCTCTTACCCAGCCAATCTTCCAGAACGGCCGTATCATTGCCGGTTTGAAGGTGGCTAAGATGCAGTATGAGCAGGCTTACAACACCTGGCAGAATACCGTGCTGAAGGCTGGTAGCGAGGTGAGCAATGCGCTTGTTCTCTACAACTACTCTGATGAGAAGAGCAAGATAGAGCAGAAGCGAATAGAAGTACTCGAGAAGAATGTAGAATCTACCAAGGAATTGATGGGTATTGCAGGCAGCTCTTACCTTGAAATCATCCAGGCACAGTCTTCACTCCTCAACGTACAGCTTTCTAAGGTAGCTGATGACTTCAACAAGATGCAGGCAGTAGTAAATCTCTACTATGCATTGGGTGGAGGAGCTAAGTAG
- the truB gene encoding tRNA pseudouridine(55) synthase TruB, which yields MDFRKGEIIAIDKPYRMSSFGALAHVRYLLSKKLGFKVKIGHAGTLDPLATGVLVLCTGKCTKQIEQLQTHTKEYTATLQLGATTASYDKEHSVNHTYPTEHITRQLVEETLKQFVGEIQQVPPTYSAVKVNGDRSYALRRAGEEVQLKPKTVRVDEIELTDYNDEEKTASIRVVCGKGTYIRSLARDIGRALDSGAYLTALRRTKAGSFAVENCISFEHFQEWLDEQPLEDSLQPSK from the coding sequence ATGGATTTCAGAAAAGGAGAAATTATTGCCATCGACAAGCCTTATCGCATGTCGAGTTTCGGAGCCCTGGCACATGTTCGCTATCTGCTCAGCAAGAAGCTCGGTTTTAAGGTGAAGATAGGACATGCCGGTACGCTCGATCCCCTTGCCACTGGCGTGCTGGTGCTCTGCACCGGTAAATGTACCAAGCAGATAGAACAGTTGCAGACCCATACCAAGGAGTATACAGCTACCCTGCAGCTCGGTGCTACTACCGCCAGCTACGATAAGGAACATAGCGTGAATCACACCTATCCTACGGAGCATATCACCCGCCAGCTGGTGGAGGAAACGCTCAAGCAGTTTGTGGGCGAGATTCAGCAGGTTCCGCCTACCTACAGCGCCGTAAAGGTGAATGGCGACCGCTCTTATGCCTTGCGCCGAGCAGGCGAAGAGGTTCAGCTCAAGCCGAAGACCGTGCGTGTAGACGAGATAGAACTCACCGATTATAACGATGAGGAGAAGACCGCCAGCATCCGCGTGGTTTGCGGCAAAGGTACTTACATCCGCTCCCTCGCCCGTGATATCGGCAGGGCTCTCGATAGTGGCGCCTACCTTACCGCCCTCCGCCGTACCAAGGCAGGAAGTTTCGCAGTAGAAAACTGCATCAGTTTTGAACATTTCCAGGAATGGCTTGATGAGCAGCCTCTCGAAGACAGCCTTCAGCCATCCAAGTAA
- the lpxA gene encoding acyl-ACP--UDP-N-acetylglucosamine O-acyltransferase — protein sequence MASIISPKAEVSPKAKIGDNCKIYPFAYIEDDVVIGDNCTIYPFVSIMNGTRMGNNNKVFQAAVIAALPQDFHFTGEESEVVIGDNNTIRENVVINRGTHKGGKTVLGNNNFLMEGAHISHDTVIGNGCVFGYGTKIAGDCVIGNGVIYSTSVVENAKTRVGDLAMIQAGTTFSKDIPPYIIAGGKPVKYAGPNTIIMEAAELTEKVRKHIANAYRLVFHGQTSLFDAINQIKDQVPDGPEIQNIIQFLESSEKGVITKM from the coding sequence ATGGCTAGTATAATAAGTCCAAAGGCAGAGGTTTCTCCAAAGGCTAAGATTGGAGACAACTGCAAGATATATCCATTCGCCTATATTGAGGACGATGTGGTCATCGGCGACAACTGTACCATCTATCCATTCGTGAGCATCATGAACGGTACTCGCATGGGTAATAATAATAAGGTGTTCCAGGCAGCCGTTATCGCTGCGCTCCCACAGGACTTCCACTTTACAGGTGAGGAGAGTGAGGTAGTAATCGGCGATAACAATACCATCCGTGAGAACGTGGTTATCAACCGTGGTACCCATAAGGGCGGCAAGACTGTTCTGGGCAACAACAACTTCCTGATGGAAGGTGCCCATATCTCTCACGATACCGTAATCGGCAACGGTTGCGTATTCGGTTATGGTACCAAGATTGCAGGCGACTGCGTGATTGGTAACGGTGTCATCTACTCAACATCTGTAGTAGAGAACGCCAAGACTAGAGTAGGCGACCTGGCGATGATTCAGGCAGGTACTACCTTCTCTAAGGATATTCCTCCTTATATCATTGCCGGTGGAAAGCCTGTGAAGTATGCAGGTCCTAACACCATCATCATGGAAGCAGCCGAGCTTACCGAGAAGGTTCGCAAGCATATTGCTAATGCCTACCGACTGGTATTCCATGGTCAGACATCCCTCTTCGATGCCATTAACCAGATCAAGGATCAGGTGCCAGATGGACCGGAGATTCAGAACATCATCCAGTTCCTGGAGAGTTCAGAGAAGGGTGTCATCACTAAGATGTAA
- a CDS encoding CCA tRNA nucleotidyltransferase: MRNLTNAELAQILDKDIFHKISEAADGLSVECYVVGGYVRDLFLERPSNDIDVVVVGSGIEVASALKKMLGRKAHLSVFRNFGTAQVKYQDTEVEFVGARKESYQRDSRKPIVEDGTLEDDQNRRDFTINAMAICLNKDRFGELVDPFDGVYDMEDGIIATPLDPDITFSDDPLRMMRCVRFATQLNFQIEEETYDALSRNAERLKIISAERICDEMNKIMLSRHPSCGFYYLKDTGLLDLILPELVAMDKVETRNGRAHKNNYDHTMEVLENVCKHSDNLWLRWAALFHDVGKPKSKRWDNNIGWTFHSHNIIGAKMIPGIFRRMKLPMDAKMKYVQKLVELHMRPIVIADEEVTDSAVRRLLNDAGDDINDLMTLCEADITSKNQVRKQRFLDNFKMVREKLVDLQERDYKRLLQPCIDGNEIMEMFHLTPCREVGTLKQYLKDAVLDNKVANEREPLMELLMKKAQEMGLVNAENSK; encoded by the coding sequence ATGAGAAATTTGACCAATGCCGAACTGGCACAGATACTGGATAAGGATATATTTCATAAGATTTCAGAGGCAGCAGATGGGCTGTCTGTGGAGTGTTATGTAGTAGGTGGATATGTGCGTGACCTCTTCCTGGAGCGACCTTCCAATGATATTGATGTCGTTGTGGTTGGTAGCGGTATTGAGGTAGCTTCTGCCTTGAAGAAGATGCTCGGAAGAAAGGCGCATCTCTCTGTGTTCCGTAATTTCGGAACAGCACAAGTGAAGTATCAGGATACAGAAGTGGAGTTTGTCGGCGCCCGTAAGGAGAGCTATCAGCGCGATTCCAGAAAGCCTATTGTGGAAGATGGAACGCTGGAGGATGACCAGAACCGCCGTGACTTCACCATCAATGCGATGGCTATCTGCCTGAACAAAGACCGCTTTGGAGAACTCGTAGATCCTTTTGATGGTGTCTACGATATGGAAGATGGCATTATTGCCACTCCGCTCGACCCGGATATCACTTTTTCTGATGACCCGCTGCGTATGATGCGTTGCGTGCGTTTCGCTACCCAACTCAATTTCCAGATAGAGGAGGAGACCTATGATGCGCTCTCCCGCAATGCCGAGCGCCTGAAGATTATCAGTGCTGAGCGAATCTGCGACGAGATGAACAAGATTATGCTCTCCAGGCACCCAAGCTGCGGTTTCTATTACTTGAAAGATACAGGTCTGCTCGATCTCATTCTGCCAGAACTGGTTGCGATGGACAAGGTGGAAACGCGAAACGGCAGGGCACATAAGAATAATTACGACCATACGATGGAGGTGCTCGAGAATGTGTGCAAGCATTCAGATAACCTCTGGCTCCGCTGGGCGGCACTCTTCCACGACGTCGGCAAACCGAAGAGCAAGCGCTGGGACAACAATATCGGTTGGACGTTCCACAGTCATAATATAATAGGTGCCAAGATGATTCCAGGCATCTTCCGCCGTATGAAGCTTCCGATGGATGCGAAGATGAAGTATGTGCAGAAACTGGTGGAACTCCACATGCGTCCTATCGTGATAGCCGATGAGGAGGTGACGGATAGCGCGGTTCGCCGACTGCTGAACGATGCGGGTGATGACATCAACGACCTGATGACGCTCTGCGAGGCTGATATTACCAGCAAGAACCAGGTGCGCAAGCAGCGTTTTCTGGATAATTTCAAGATGGTGCGCGAGAAACTGGTTGATCTGCAGGAGCGTGATTATAAGCGACTTCTCCAGCCATGCATCGATGGTAATGAGATTATGGAGATGTTCCATCTTACCCCTTGCCGCGAGGTAGGCACCCTGAAGCAGTATCTCAAGGATGCTGTATTGGATAATAAGGTGGCTAATGAGCGTGAACCGTTGATGGAACTTCTGATGAAGAAGGCTCAGGAGATGGGATTGGTAAATGCAGAAAACTCAAAATAG
- a CDS encoding cell division protein FtsX has protein sequence MRKKQYKPSNHRGLQVITLCISTAMVLILLGLVIFSVLMGRNLSSYVKENLVVQVMLEQDMTNPEGLQMCKRLNARPYVNTLTYITKEEALKEATRDLGTNPSEFAGVNPFQPSIEITTKADYANNDSLKWIAKELKAFPRVTEVTYQHDLIEQVNNSLAKISIGLLIVAALLTFISFSLINNTVRLGIYARRFSIHTMKLVGASWGFIRRPFLRKAMLVGVVSALLADGFLGGCLYAWSLHEPELMNVLGWQELAITGGSVFLFGIIITAFCACISVNKFLKMKAGDLYKI, from the coding sequence ATGAGAAAGAAACAATATAAGCCTAGCAATCATCGTGGATTGCAGGTCATTACTTTGTGTATCAGTACCGCTATGGTGCTCATTTTGTTGGGGTTAGTTATCTTCTCTGTCCTCATGGGACGTAATCTCTCTTCCTATGTGAAGGAGAATCTCGTGGTACAGGTGATGCTCGAACAGGATATGACTAACCCGGAGGGATTGCAGATGTGTAAACGCCTGAATGCAAGACCTTATGTCAATACGCTGACTTATATCACCAAGGAAGAGGCACTGAAAGAAGCTACCCGCGATTTGGGTACCAACCCGAGCGAGTTTGCCGGTGTCAACCCTTTCCAGCCTTCCATAGAGATTACGACGAAGGCAGATTACGCGAACAATGATTCTTTGAAGTGGATTGCCAAGGAACTGAAGGCATTCCCACGTGTTACCGAGGTTACTTATCAGCACGACCTGATAGAACAGGTGAACAATTCGTTGGCAAAGATCAGTATCGGATTGCTGATTGTAGCAGCCCTGCTCACCTTCATCTCGTTCTCGCTGATTAACAATACGGTGCGTCTGGGCATCTATGCCCGCCGTTTCTCCATCCATACGATGAAGCTGGTAGGTGCATCCTGGGGCTTTATCCGCCGCCCGTTCCTCCGCAAGGCTATGCTTGTGGGCGTTGTTTCTGCATTGCTGGCAGATGGTTTCCTGGGCGGTTGTCTCTATGCATGGTCGCTCCACGAACCTGAGTTGATGAACGTTTTGGGCTGGCAGGAACTTGCCATCACCGGCGGCTCCGTCTTCCTCTTCGGTATCATCATCACCGCCTTCTGTGCCTGCATCTCAGTCAATAAGTTCCTGAAGATGAAGGCGGGAGACTTGTATAAGATTTAG
- a CDS encoding efflux RND transporter permease subunit produces MSFTNFIKRPVLSTVVSIFFVLLGIIGLVSLPIEQYPNIAPPTITVTATYTGADAQTVLNSVVAPLEESINGVENMTYMTSSASNSGFAQITVYFKQGSDPDMAAVNVQNRVSQAQSLLPAEVTRVGVTVTKRQSSNVIMFALTTDDGRYDDQFVTNYALINVVPQLKRINGVGDVQSPSTRNYSMRIWLKPEKMKEFGLVPSDISQALAEQNIEAAPGSFGESSDMQYEYTLRYKGRLKTPMEYENILIKSNTSGQTLRLGEVAKIELGGLQYNVNLLNDGQPAVMGMVQQIAGSNATQIASDVKKTLDELEKSYPPGLKNVILMDVTEFLFASIEEVIFTLIITLVLVFIVVYIFLQDFRSTLIPMIAVPVALVGTFLFLWIFGFSINLLTLSALLLAIAIVVDDAIVVVEAVHAKLDQGYKSALTAAIDAMNEISSAIISITLVMSAVFVPVSFIGGTSGYFYREFGVTMAVSIVISAINALTLSPALCAVLLKPHEEGHEKKMSFIDRFHAGFNYQFDKITNKYKGGVKWVINHGIIAGSLVAVSIVGLVALMGTTKTGLVPDEDTGTIFACISTAPGTSQEHTAEVVKQVDKMLASNPAIATRNAIMGYSFIGGAGSNQGTIIVKLKPFEERPGGFFHRIKEACTGGGIEALFVNPMEYTSVLGMIYKQTATIKDAQVLAFAPPMISGFSMQNGITMTMQDKTGGDLNKFFDNVKKFLAELNKRPEIQTAQTQYNPNYPQYMVDVDVAKTKQAGISPSTVLSVMQGYLGGLYASNFNAYGKLYRVMIQAGPESRMRPDDLSKIYVRCADGTMSPVSEFVNLKKVYGPSNITRFNLFTSMDVSVTPNSGYSTGDGMKAIAEVAKETLPEGYGYEYSGLTRSEAESSNSTGLIFALCIVFVYLILSAQYESYILPLSVVLSIPFGLAGAFIFTNIFGHSNDIYMQISLIMLIGLLAKNAILIVQFALERRRTGMAIKYSAILGAGARLRPILMTSLAMVIGLLPLMFASGVGKNGNQTLGAAAVGGMLLGTICQIFVVPALFAVFQWLQEKLTPMKFEDEMNEEVAAELEQYANAAHEMKGIEKK; encoded by the coding sequence ATGTCATTTACAAACTTTATAAAGCGCCCGGTACTTTCGACGGTGGTTTCCATCTTCTTCGTCTTGCTGGGTATTATCGGCTTGGTATCGCTGCCTATCGAGCAGTATCCGAATATCGCGCCGCCTACCATCACGGTAACTGCTACCTATACGGGTGCAGATGCCCAGACGGTGTTGAACTCAGTCGTTGCTCCGCTGGAGGAGAGTATCAACGGTGTGGAGAACATGACTTATATGACCTCTTCCGCGTCTAACTCTGGTTTTGCTCAGATCACCGTTTACTTCAAGCAGGGTTCTGACCCTGATATGGCTGCGGTCAACGTACAGAACCGTGTATCTCAGGCGCAGTCTCTGTTGCCTGCCGAGGTTACCAGGGTGGGTGTCACTGTAACCAAGCGTCAGAGTTCCAACGTTATCATGTTCGCTCTGACCACAGACGATGGCCGTTACGACGACCAGTTTGTTACCAACTACGCCCTGATCAACGTGGTTCCACAGTTGAAGCGTATCAATGGTGTGGGTGATGTGCAGAGCCCTTCTACCCGTAACTACTCTATGCGTATCTGGTTGAAGCCAGAGAAGATGAAGGAGTTCGGACTGGTTCCTTCTGATATTTCCCAGGCTCTGGCAGAGCAGAATATCGAGGCTGCCCCTGGTAGCTTTGGTGAGAGCTCTGATATGCAGTATGAATATACCTTGCGTTACAAGGGTCGTTTGAAGACTCCAATGGAGTATGAGAATATCCTCATCAAGAGCAATACTTCCGGTCAGACGCTCCGTCTGGGCGAAGTTGCCAAGATTGAGTTGGGTGGTTTGCAGTATAATGTAAACCTGCTCAATGATGGTCAGCCTGCCGTGATGGGTATGGTTCAGCAGATTGCCGGATCCAACGCTACCCAGATTGCAAGCGACGTGAAGAAGACGTTGGATGAACTGGAGAAGAGTTATCCTCCAGGGTTGAAGAATGTCATCCTGATGGATGTTACCGAATTCTTGTTCGCATCTATCGAGGAGGTTATCTTCACCTTGATCATCACCTTGGTACTGGTGTTCATCGTAGTGTATATCTTCTTGCAGGACTTCCGTTCTACGCTGATTCCTATGATTGCCGTACCTGTGGCTCTGGTCGGTACGTTCCTCTTTCTCTGGATCTTCGGATTCTCCATCAACCTGCTTACGCTGTCAGCCCTGCTGCTGGCTATCGCGATTGTGGTCGATGATGCCATTGTGGTGGTCGAGGCGGTTCACGCCAAGCTCGACCAGGGTTACAAAAGTGCCCTTACTGCAGCTATCGATGCGATGAACGAAATTTCCAGCGCCATCATCTCTATTACATTGGTGATGTCAGCCGTGTTCGTTCCTGTATCATTCATCGGTGGTACTTCCGGTTACTTCTACCGTGAGTTCGGTGTAACCATGGCTGTATCTATCGTTATTTCGGCTATCAATGCGTTGACGCTGTCTCCTGCACTCTGTGCCGTGTTGCTGAAGCCACACGAGGAGGGTCACGAGAAGAAGATGTCTTTCATCGACCGATTCCACGCTGGATTCAACTATCAGTTTGATAAGATTACCAATAAATATAAAGGTGGTGTCAAGTGGGTTATCAACCACGGCATCATTGCTGGTAGTCTGGTGGCTGTCAGCATCGTAGGTCTGGTTGCCCTGATGGGTACTACCAAGACGGGTCTGGTGCCTGATGAGGATACCGGTACTATTTTCGCTTGTATCTCTACAGCTCCTGGTACCTCTCAGGAACATACTGCAGAGGTGGTAAAGCAGGTAGATAAGATGCTGGCTAGCAACCCAGCCATCGCAACCCGTAACGCCATCATGGGTTATAGCTTTATCGGCGGTGCCGGTTCTAACCAGGGTACCATCATCGTGAAGCTGAAGCCATTCGAGGAGCGTCCGGGTGGATTCTTCCACCGTATCAAGGAGGCTTGCACCGGTGGTGGTATTGAGGCATTGTTTGTCAACCCTATGGAGTATACCTCTGTATTGGGTATGATCTACAAGCAGACTGCTACAATCAAGGATGCACAGGTTCTTGCCTTTGCTCCACCTATGATTTCCGGTTTCTCTATGCAGAATGGTATCACCATGACCATGCAGGATAAGACCGGTGGCGACTTGAATAAGTTCTTTGATAATGTGAAGAAGTTCCTGGCTGAGTTGAACAAGCGTCCTGAGATTCAGACAGCCCAGACTCAGTATAACCCTAACTATCCACAGTATATGGTGGATGTAGATGTTGCCAAGACCAAGCAGGCTGGTATCTCTCCATCAACAGTATTGTCTGTCATGCAGGGTTATCTCGGTGGTCTCTACGCATCTAACTTCAATGCCTACGGTAAGCTCTACCGTGTGATGATTCAGGCTGGACCTGAGAGTCGTATGCGTCCAGACGATCTGAGCAAGATTTATGTACGTTGTGCAGATGGCACCATGTCTCCAGTAAGCGAGTTCGTGAACTTGAAGAAGGTTTATGGTCCGTCTAACATCACCCGATTCAACCTGTTTACCTCTATGGATGTATCTGTAACTCCTAACAGCGGTTACTCTACCGGTGACGGTATGAAGGCGATTGCTGAGGTTGCCAAGGAGACATTGCCTGAGGGTTACGGCTATGAGTACTCTGGTTTGACCCGTTCTGAGGCTGAGTCCAGCAACTCTACAGGTTTGATCTTCGCACTCTGTATCGTATTCGTTTACCTGATCTTGAGTGCCCAGTACGAGAGTTACATCTTGCCATTGTCTGTAGTATTGTCTATCCCATTCGGTTTGGCTGGTGCGTTCATCTTCACCAACATCTTCGGTCACTCTAACGATATCTACATGCAGATTTCGTTGATTATGTTGATCGGTCTGTTGGCTAAGAACGCCATCCTTATCGTACAGTTCGCCCTCGAGCGTCGTCGTACGGGTATGGCTATCAAGTACTCAGCTATCCTGGGTGCCGGTGCCCGTCTCCGTCCTATCCTGATGACCTCTCTGGCGATGGTTATCGGTCTGTTGCCTCTGATGTTCGCATCAGGTGTAGGTAAGAATGGTAACCAGACCCTGGGTGCTGCCGCCGTAGGTGGTATGTTGCTCGGTACTATCTGTCAGATCTTCGTGGTTCCTGCTCTCTTCGCAGTCTTCCAGTGGTTGCAGGAGAAGTTGACCCCAATGAAGTTCGAGGACGAGATGAACGAGGAGGTAGCTGCCGAATTGGAGCAGTATGCCAACGCCGCTCACGAAATGAAGGGTATCGAGAAGAAGTAA
- a CDS encoding undecaprenyl-diphosphate phosphatase, with protein MDFIQTIIISIVEGLTEFLPVSSTGHMIIAENLLGVDIQDKFVNAFTVIIQFGAILSVICLYWKRFFYPEAVKTGEKTYLKAMFDFYARLVVGTVPAVVLGLAFNDFIESNLGNVQLVGWMLVIGGIFMLFCDKIFNKGSEQTKLTYKRALIIGFIQCIAMIPGVSRSMSTIVGGMSQRLTRKAAAEFSFFLAVPTMFGATCLEVYKLISHGGGSLLTQGNNLFTLILGSVVAFIVAILAIKFFINYVTKYGFAAFGWYRIVVGLIIIICGLCGVDMQMVD; from the coding sequence ATGGATTTTATTCAGACTATCATTATCTCTATCGTAGAGGGACTGACCGAGTTCTTGCCTGTATCCAGTACGGGCCACATGATTATAGCCGAAAATTTGCTGGGTGTAGATATCCAGGATAAGTTTGTCAACGCCTTTACTGTCATCATCCAGTTTGGCGCCATCCTTTCTGTCATCTGTCTGTATTGGAAGAGATTCTTCTATCCAGAGGCTGTGAAGACCGGTGAGAAGACCTATTTGAAGGCGATGTTCGATTTCTATGCCCGTCTGGTTGTAGGTACCGTGCCTGCCGTGGTTTTGGGTCTTGCCTTCAATGATTTCATCGAGTCAAACCTTGGCAATGTACAGCTGGTGGGCTGGATGCTTGTCATCGGCGGTATTTTCATGCTCTTCTGCGATAAGATATTCAATAAAGGCAGCGAACAGACCAAGCTTACTTACAAGCGTGCCCTGATTATCGGTTTCATCCAGTGTATAGCGATGATTCCTGGTGTATCGCGCTCCATGTCAACCATCGTGGGTGGTATGTCCCAGCGTCTTACCCGTAAGGCAGCAGCCGAGTTCTCATTCTTCCTGGCAGTGCCAACCATGTTTGGCGCCACCTGTCTCGAGGTTTATAAGCTCATCAGCCATGGCGGCGGCTCATTGCTCACCCAGGGCAACAACCTGTTCACATTGATATTAGGCTCAGTGGTGGCATTCATCGTTGCCATTCTCGCCATCAAGTTTTTCATCAATTATGTCACCAAGTACGGTTTTGCTGCTTTCGGCTGGTACCGTATCGTAGTAGGACTTATCATTATCATCTGCGGCCTTTGCGGTGTAGATATGCAGATGGTTGACTAA
- a CDS encoding efflux RND transporter periplasmic adaptor subunit has translation MKIKSVLFVAAVCVLAALTSCGGSKKGGLPDFSDDEFAVATIGTSSAALQTTYPATIKGIQDVEVRPKVSGFITKVFVHEGQTVSAGQALFSIDSETYQAAVRSAAAAVNTAKAQANTAKLTYQNNKKLYDSKIIGEFELSTAANSYATAKAQVAQAEAALASAREQLAWCTVTSPSAGVVGSLPFKVGALVSASGQALTTVSNISTMEVFFSLSESQILSMSKTNGSIQAAIAAFPAVKLQLADGSIYNHPGKVVKMSGVIDATSGSISLIAHFANPEKLLKSGGAGSIVVPNDNNSAIVIPQEACSQVQDKIFVYIVTKDNKVKYSEIKVNPQDDGKNYIVTAGLHVGDRIVLKGITKLTDGQQIKPITLERYNQKIAEAAKLAESQDNAHAFATAMGGKK, from the coding sequence ATGAAAATTAAAAGCGTTTTGTTTGTTGCAGCAGTTTGTGTTCTTGCTGCGTTGACATCATGTGGTGGAAGTAAGAAGGGCGGTCTGCCTGACTTCAGCGACGATGAGTTCGCTGTGGCTACTATCGGTACTTCCAGCGCCGCATTGCAGACTACCTATCCTGCTACCATCAAGGGTATCCAGGATGTAGAGGTACGTCCTAAGGTTTCTGGTTTTATCACTAAGGTTTTTGTACACGAGGGACAGACTGTATCAGCAGGTCAGGCTTTGTTCTCTATTGATAGCGAGACCTATCAGGCTGCTGTCCGTTCTGCAGCTGCCGCTGTAAATACAGCTAAGGCACAGGCAAATACAGCTAAGTTGACTTATCAGAACAACAAGAAGTTGTATGATAGCAAGATTATCGGTGAATTTGAACTTTCTACAGCAGCTAACAGCTATGCAACCGCTAAGGCTCAGGTAGCTCAGGCAGAGGCAGCATTGGCTTCAGCCCGCGAGCAGTTGGCTTGGTGTACCGTTACCAGCCCTTCTGCAGGTGTAGTAGGTAGCCTTCCTTTCAAGGTGGGTGCTTTGGTAAGCGCTTCTGGTCAGGCTCTGACAACCGTTTCCAACATCAGCACCATGGAGGTGTTCTTCTCACTCTCTGAGTCTCAGATCTTGAGCATGTCTAAGACCAATGGTAGCATTCAGGCAGCCATCGCAGCGTTCCCAGCTGTCAAGTTGCAGTTGGCAGACGGTTCTATCTATAATCACCCAGGTAAGGTAGTCAAGATGAGTGGTGTCATCGATGCTACTTCTGGTTCTATCTCTCTCATCGCTCACTTCGCTAACCCAGAGAAGTTGCTGAAGAGTGGTGGTGCAGGTTCTATCGTTGTTCCTAACGATAATAACAGTGCTATCGTCATCCCTCAGGAGGCTTGCTCTCAGGTTCAGGATAAGATCTTCGTTTATATCGTAACCAAGGATAACAAGGTGAAGTATTCTGAGATCAAGGTAAATCCACAGGATGATGGCAAGAACTATATCGTAACTGCAGGTCTTCATGTAGGCGACCGTATTGTTTTGAAGGGTATTACCAAGTTGACCGATGGTCAGCAGATCAAGCCTATCACTCTGGAGCGCTACAATCAGAAGATTGCTGAGGCTGCCAAGTTGGCTGAGTCTCAGGATAACGCTCATGCCTTCGCTACTGCTATGGGCGGAAAGAAGTAA